The Blautia luti nucleotide sequence ATCTCACCTGCAGGAACCTTGTTGATAGTCAGTGCCAAGGCAATGTTTTCCGAGATTGTCAGAGTGTCCAGCAGGTTAAAATCCTGAAATACAAATCCAAGATTCTCCCGACGAAACCGGGCAATCTGTTTTTCGTTGATTTCCGTCACATCGGTTCCGTCCAGATAGATATGTCCCGCACTGACGGTATCAATGGTGGAAATACAGTTGAGCAGGGTAGTCTTGCCGGAACCGGATGCTCCCATGATTCCTACAAATTCCCCCTCCTGAACGGAAAAGCTGATGTCCTGAATTGCTTTTGTAACATTCCCGCCATTTCCGTAATATTTTTGGATATGATCCAGTTTCAAAATTTCTTTCATTGTTATCACCTCTGATCTCTATTGTAGAATAAGAGTGGCTTCGTTTGTATCAAGTTTTCTTACAAAGTTCTAACAAAAATGTAAGAAGTGCAGGACCGCAATCAGCCCTGCACTTCATGGATCAGACAGTTGATGTGAAACGCCAGGGAAATGGCGGTTCCTTGTTCCGATGATTCTGCCGCAATGCCAATGCCCAGCTTTTCACAGAGCCGTTTGCATAGGTACAGGCCAATGCCTGTGGACTGCTGGATCATACGACCATTCTGACCGGTAAATCCCTTTTCAAAGATACGGGGCAGATCGGACGCAGCAATCCCGATTCCATTGTCCTCCACGACAAGAACAACCTGATCTTGCCGTTTATGAGTAGAAATGCGGAGAACCGGTTGTTCCGTACGATACTTGACCGCATTGGCAATCAGTTGGTTCAGAATAAAGCGCACCCACTTTTCATCTGAATAAACCGTGTCCTGCATTTCCTCCACTTCCAGACGCATACCACCTTGGAGCAGCAGATATTTATTATCTGCAATCGCCTGATGCACCACTTGGGACAGTGCCATTTCCCGGACAGAATAATCTTTCTCTGTATGCTCACTGCGGGCGTAATAAAGAGCTTGTTCGGTAAAGCGGTTGGTCTTTTCCAGTTCCAGCAGAAGTTCCTTTGTCCAGTCCGTCCGGTGGTTTTCACATAGGAGTTTCATGGCAGTAATGGGCGTTTTGATTTCGTGAATCCATTGCTCAATGTATTCTTTGTACTCCAGGCGTTCCCGCTCGACTTCTCCAATCTGTTCCAACATGGATTTTCCAGCCATTTTCAAAAGCTGATAGTAAACCTGATCCTCGGCCTGTTCCGGCAACTCCATCACTTCGGAAATAAGGTATCTTTCGGAAAGCTGCTCCGCCATATCCAGAAGTTTTTTCATCTGCCGCTTCCGTTTCCAGTAAGTGAGGACAAGTCCCGTCAGCAAAATCAATGCCCATACAATCAGGATCAATACTACTGCGGAAACCGAATTGCCGCACACCAGCAAAAATACAGTGAGTGCAGCCATACAAACAAGGTTCGTCAGCAGAAATGGTAGCCTGTTTTTCCAATATCGTCTGCTGTTCATATCGTGTACCCCTGTCGGTGCTTTGTCTTGATAAAATCCGTCAGACCGATGCCCGCCAGTTTTTCCCGGATGCGGTTGATATTGACGCTCAAAGCATTGTCATCCACATATAGCTGATTGTCCCACAAATACTCAATCATATCTCCGCGAGAACAGATTTTTCCACCGTTCTTGAACAAATAATAGAGAATTTTCAATTCGTTCTTAGTAAGTTCTACGCTCCGTCCATTATAGTCCAAACTGCTGGATTCCAGATGCAGCACCGCATCTCCATAGACTATCTTCTCCCGTTGTTGTGCGGGATAGGTTTTCTTCAGCAGAGAAGCAATTTTCGCAAGCAGGATTGCTGTGTTATAGGGCTTCGTGATAAAAGCGTCTCCACCCAACATAATGCTATTCAGCTCGTCCATATCCGTGTTGCAGCTTGTCACAAAGATGATTGGCACTTCGGAAAAGGTACGAATTTTAGAGCATAAAGCAAAACCATTCTCTCCGGGTAACTTAATGTCCAACAAAATCAGATGTGGCTTTTCATCCTGAATCTGTTCTGTCACAGCAGAAAAATTCCTTACTCCAAGCGTTGTATATCCATTTCCATTCAATAAAGTTTGTAATTCTCCCTGTATCACAGGATCATCTTCAATTATCATAATTTTAGATAGTTTCATGCTTTCTGCACCTTTCCTTGTTTTGTCCGGCCATCAACTGGCTTCTCCGCAGTTTTAGGGATCAGCCAAACACCAGCCATCTTCACAGCGCCGGGGATACGCCCACTGGCACACAGATAATTGATCTGCCTTGGGGTAACACCCCATTTTTCACTTGCTTCTTTCAGCGTCATATAATCCATATAGTTTCCCTCCAATATGGTTTATTATATTTCCTTTGCTCGAAGAATACAAGCGTGCAAATGGGGCGCAAGGCCCTGTGCCAGAAGCATTTTGAGACCTTGCGCCCCATTTGTAGTTCTATCCTAAAAATACTTTGCCAGTTGCTTCAGACCACGCCGGATACTATCACGGACACGGCTTTGGTCTACGCCCTCCGCTGTGGCGATCTCACTCACACGCATCCCCAGATAATACCGGGCATAGATCCGCTTGGCCTGCTTCTCTGGCAGAGCCATCACAGCAGCATAGAGCTGCTCCCGCAGCTGCTTTTCCTCCAAAAGCATTTCCGGTGTCTGGGGCTTCATCAGGATCGCATTTTCAATGCCGTTGTCGCAGTCCAGGGAGTAGTACGCCTTATAGCGATACATCCTCCGGTCATAAGCAGCTTCCGCACGCTCAGCGGCTCGGATCGTCTCCAGCACATCTTCTGTTACTTCTACAAAGTAATCATTTTTATAAACATCGGGATATAAGTCCCTAAGATTGACTTTCTTCATTATGTACCTCCATTTCAATTCACGGGCGATTGACGAGTGAATCGAAAGGAGGCGGGGATCGGCAGCGACATACTTCAGGAGCTTTCCTGAAAAATCGACAATAAAAAACGCCAGCTCCCCGCAATGGGAAACTGGCGCGACAAAAACACCTACCATTCTGCTGATTTAGGCGGAACGATAATACCGATAGGAAGTCATACCTTCCCGGAGGAGGGGCAAGGCTTTTTTAGCTGGTGCAGGTCATGGATGCTGTGAAAATAGGCAAAAATAGACACGGCGGCAATCCTCCTATATGCCGCCGTGGATTTACACGGTGTTAGATCGTCGTTGGTTTAGGATAGGTGAAAAGAAACGGCGGCTCTGATTTCTCAAAACCGCCGCCAGAGTATGTAGAGTAAGCGCACAAAATCAACCTGCCCAGCTACGGTTTTTTTCTTTCCCCATTGGGCGGGGCAGGCTCTCATCGTATATTGAAATAAAAAAGAACCGATAATCACAAGTGAATTTACCTTGCGTATTATCGGCTCTGCGTCTGTGCGTCTGGCTCTTGGACGATGGATAAATTTAGTTTTCTTACTGTAATCAGGGTTTCATGTTTGCATTTAGGACAATATAACGGAAAGTTTTCCAATACTGTATCATAGCGAATTTTTAATCGCGTTTTGCTGCCGCAAAAGGGGCATAAAATCCATTCTATCTTCATGTTATCTTCCTCTGTGCTTGGCTTTCTTCTTTTCCTGCCGTATGGCAAACTGACGGTCTTTCTCTGCCTCTTTCTGTTCACGGCTCTTGGCTTTACGTTCCAGCTTACATTGCTCATGCTGGAGTTTCAACGCCTGCTGTGCCTTTGTGCCAACGCCTTTATCTTGCAGTTGACTTTGAATTTCGCGCTGCATTCGTTTGGGATTGAGTTT carries:
- a CDS encoding sensor histidine kinase — translated: MNSRRYWKNRLPFLLTNLVCMAALTVFLLVCGNSVSAVVLILIVWALILLTGLVLTYWKRKRQMKKLLDMAEQLSERYLISEVMELPEQAEDQVYYQLLKMAGKSMLEQIGEVERERLEYKEYIEQWIHEIKTPITAMKLLCENHRTDWTKELLLELEKTNRFTEQALYYARSEHTEKDYSVREMALSQVVHQAIADNKYLLLQGGMRLEVEEMQDTVYSDEKWVRFILNQLIANAVKYRTEQPVLRISTHKRQDQVVLVVEDNGIGIAASDLPRIFEKGFTGQNGRMIQQSTGIGLYLCKRLCEKLGIGIAAESSEQGTAISLAFHINCLIHEVQG
- a CDS encoding response regulator transcription factor, encoding MKLSKIMIIEDDPVIQGELQTLLNGNGYTTLGVRNFSAVTEQIQDEKPHLILLDIKLPGENGFALCSKIRTFSEVPIIFVTSCNTDMDELNSIMLGGDAFITKPYNTAILLAKIASLLKKTYPAQQREKIVYGDAVLHLESSSLDYNGRSVELTKNELKILYYLFKNGGKICSRGDMIEYLWDNQLYVDDNALSVNINRIREKLAGIGLTDFIKTKHRQGYTI
- a CDS encoding helix-turn-helix domain-containing protein — its product is MDYMTLKEASEKWGVTPRQINYLCASGRIPGAVKMAGVWLIPKTAEKPVDGRTKQGKVQKA
- a CDS encoding sigma-70 family RNA polymerase sigma factor, with product MKKVNLRDLYPDVYKNDYFVEVTEDVLETIRAAERAEAAYDRRMYRYKAYYSLDCDNGIENAILMKPQTPEMLLEEKQLREQLYAAVMALPEKQAKRIYARYYLGMRVSEIATAEGVDQSRVRDSIRRGLKQLAKYF
- a CDS encoding cysteine-rich KTR domain-containing protein; the encoded protein is MKIEWILCPFCGSKTRLKIRYDTVLENFPLYCPKCKHETLITVRKLNLSIVQEPDAQTQSR
- a CDS encoding YjdF family protein; amino-acid sequence: MSTAFKSSLTILFEAPFWIGLYERTDSGKYEVCKITFGSEPKDYEVYEFLLKNWHKLKFSPPIQAEVFIERKLNPKRMQREIQSQLQDKGVGTKAQQALKLQHEQCKLERKAKSREQKEAEKDRQFAIRQEKKKAKHRGR